From a single Halodesulfovibrio marinisediminis DSM 17456 genomic region:
- a CDS encoding DUF438 domain-containing protein — protein MKLSKKSKIGALLKEYPFLLDYLVEKSPTFSKLKSPIMRKTIGSIATLEQAAGMATIDLNELLLDIAKQIYRHTSDNVTIINPNESPEGTAASKEERIAMLKDIVMRLHKGDSVDEVRKDFLSLLHNVSPAEIGQMEQKLVADGIPETEIKKLCDLHVELFESTAAQSTLPELPAGHPLHSFQEENKYADEKARALLEAIKGADDPLEFYAAQHGIIAGVEDLSHIIRHYERKENQLFPIMERQGLTAPPQVMWELHDDIRALLKKARKELADDDDSQKTINTVQTFAIAVCDMIHKEENILFPMVFETFTDKDWAEVLMGESEIGYAWITPGTEWQPSEETTEPTESQAGEISLDRGELEPHVINAILKTLPVDLSFVDANDKVAYFSQTEERIFPRSAGIIGRDVSKCHPPKSVHVVEKILEAFKAGERDMAEFWLELNGVFIHIRYYAVRDTDGTYLGCLEVSQNVTDIRALTGEQRLLSWEK, from the coding sequence ATGAAGCTTTCAAAAAAATCAAAAATCGGTGCCCTACTTAAAGAATACCCCTTCCTTCTTGACTATCTTGTAGAGAAATCACCGACATTTTCTAAGCTCAAAAGCCCGATCATGCGCAAAACAATCGGCAGTATTGCAACGCTGGAACAAGCTGCAGGCATGGCAACTATTGATCTTAATGAACTACTGTTAGACATTGCTAAACAAATCTACCGCCACACCAGCGACAATGTGACCATCATCAACCCTAACGAAAGTCCTGAGGGTACTGCTGCCTCTAAAGAAGAGCGCATTGCTATGTTGAAAGATATTGTAATGCGCCTGCATAAAGGAGACTCTGTGGATGAAGTGCGCAAAGATTTTTTATCCCTGCTGCACAATGTCTCCCCTGCCGAAATTGGGCAGATGGAACAAAAACTTGTTGCAGACGGCATACCGGAAACGGAAATTAAAAAGTTATGCGATCTGCACGTGGAACTGTTTGAATCCACTGCAGCGCAAAGCACACTGCCGGAACTTCCTGCAGGTCATCCTCTGCACAGTTTTCAGGAAGAAAACAAATATGCAGACGAAAAAGCCAGAGCATTGCTGGAAGCAATCAAAGGCGCCGATGATCCTCTGGAATTCTACGCAGCGCAGCACGGGATCATAGCCGGTGTAGAAGACCTTTCTCATATTATCCGACACTATGAGCGTAAAGAAAACCAACTCTTCCCTATCATGGAACGTCAGGGTCTTACCGCGCCGCCACAGGTTATGTGGGAACTGCACGACGACATCCGCGCACTGCTCAAAAAAGCACGTAAAGAACTCGCGGACGATGACGATTCCCAAAAGACAATAAACACAGTGCAAACATTCGCCATTGCAGTGTGCGACATGATCCATAAAGAAGAAAACATTCTCTTCCCCATGGTCTTTGAAACCTTCACAGACAAAGACTGGGCAGAAGTCCTCATGGGAGAAAGTGAAATCGGTTATGCGTGGATAACTCCGGGAACTGAATGGCAACCATCAGAAGAAACGACAGAACCAACCGAGTCACAGGCTGGAGAAATTTCCCTCGATAGAGGCGAGCTTGAACCGCACGTCATCAACGCAATTCTCAAAACACTTCCTGTTGACCTTTCGTTCGTCGACGCAAACGACAAGGTAGCCTACTTCTCACAGACAGAAGAACGCATCTTCCCACGCAGTGCTGGAATCATCGGACGAGATGTATCCAAATGTCATCCGCCGAAAAGTGTCCATGTTGTGGAAAAGATTCTCGAAGCTTTCAAAGCCGGAGAGCGTGACATGGCTGAATTCTGGCTGGAGCTTAACGGCGTATTCATCCATATCCGTTACTATGCCGTACGTGACACAGACGGAACCTACCTCGGCTGTCTGGAAGTCTCGCAAAACGTAACAGATATTCGCGCTCTCACAGGAGAACAGCGGCTGCTCAGTTGGGAAAAGTAA
- the lpoB gene encoding penicillin-binding protein activator LpoB: protein MKKLLLLMLIAFIGLTTGCGKRNAATMIDPHNDTNPRVMGLGYRDFEQAANTAVNEMLASGAVSKPGGGRYVMVVSRVINDTMQNIDTDQLVKKIRVQLLRSGKVVTTTAIGIDGAEDPMVAAARKMRKSQEVNQKTVARKGQIIAPDLSLSGKIIQRNHRIDSDTDQIEYFFMLTLTDINTGLAFWEGETPIIKRGDSGTVSW, encoded by the coding sequence ATGAAAAAACTGTTACTTCTCATGTTAATTGCTTTTATTGGTCTCACCACAGGTTGCGGCAAGCGTAACGCAGCAACCATGATCGATCCGCACAATGACACCAACCCTCGAGTTATGGGTCTCGGCTACAGAGACTTCGAACAGGCAGCAAACACCGCTGTTAACGAAATGCTGGCATCCGGCGCTGTATCCAAGCCGGGCGGCGGTCGCTATGTAATGGTTGTGTCCCGTGTGATTAACGACACCATGCAGAACATCGACACCGACCAACTTGTTAAGAAAATCCGCGTTCAGCTTCTCCGCAGCGGCAAGGTTGTTACCACCACCGCTATCGGCATTGACGGCGCAGAAGACCCAATGGTTGCAGCAGCACGCAAGATGAGAAAATCTCAGGAAGTAAACCAGAAAACTGTAGCCCGTAAAGGCCAGATCATTGCGCCGGACTTAAGCTTGTCCGGCAAAATCATCCAGCGCAACCACCGTATTGATTCTGACACAGATCAGATCGAATACTTCTTCATGCTCACTCTTACCGACATCAACACCGGCCTTGCATTCTGGGAAGGCGAAACTCCAATCATCAAACGCGGTGATTCCGGTACCGTATCCTGGTAA
- the ychF gene encoding redox-regulated ATPase YchF, translated as MALSIGIVGLPNVGKSTLFNALTKAQNAESANYPFCTIEPNKATVPVPDKRIDILTEIANPQRTLHATVDFIDIAGLVRGASQGEGLGNQFLGNIREAAAILQVVRCFDDENITHVDGSVDPIRDIETIETELLLADVQSVEKRHEKLVRSTRGNKAMVPVVNGIKELLDHLNEGNPASTFAKRDSDVLADQLKELSLLTDKKIIYCANVDEDGLAEDNEHVNTLREFAEGRGCELVKICAKVEEELQGLEEEEALELLESYGISESGLVQVIQTSYRTLGLICYFTVGVKEVRAWTIVDGYTAPQAAGVIHTDFERGFIRAEVIAYDAFVEHKSEAACRSVGALRSEGKEYIVKDGDVVHFLFNV; from the coding sequence ATGGCACTGAGCATCGGTATCGTTGGGCTTCCCAACGTGGGTAAATCCACCCTTTTTAACGCCCTCACAAAGGCGCAGAACGCAGAATCTGCGAACTATCCTTTTTGCACAATTGAACCCAACAAAGCGACTGTTCCTGTGCCGGACAAGCGCATCGATATTCTTACAGAAATTGCAAATCCACAGCGCACCCTGCATGCGACTGTAGATTTTATTGATATTGCGGGCCTTGTTCGCGGCGCAAGCCAGGGTGAGGGTCTTGGCAACCAGTTCCTTGGTAACATTCGCGAAGCAGCAGCTATTTTGCAGGTTGTTCGCTGTTTTGATGACGAAAACATCACCCACGTTGACGGTTCTGTTGACCCGATTCGTGACATTGAAACTATCGAGACTGAGCTTTTGCTTGCAGACGTACAGTCTGTTGAAAAGCGTCATGAAAAGCTGGTTCGTTCCACCCGTGGCAACAAAGCTATGGTGCCAGTTGTAAACGGCATCAAAGAGCTGCTTGACCACCTGAACGAAGGTAACCCTGCATCCACTTTTGCAAAGCGCGACAGCGACGTTCTGGCAGACCAGCTGAAAGAACTGTCTTTGCTGACTGACAAAAAAATTATCTACTGTGCAAACGTTGATGAAGACGGCCTTGCAGAAGACAACGAGCACGTGAACACACTGCGTGAATTCGCAGAAGGTCGCGGCTGCGAGCTGGTAAAAATCTGCGCTAAAGTTGAAGAAGAACTTCAGGGCCTGGAAGAAGAGGAAGCACTGGAGCTTCTGGAATCTTACGGCATCAGCGAGAGTGGTCTTGTACAGGTTATTCAGACCAGCTACCGTACCCTTGGTCTTATCTGCTACTTCACCGTAGGCGTTAAAGAGGTTCGTGCATGGACCATTGTTGACGGCTACACCGCACCACAGGCAGCAGGCGTTATCCACACCGACTTTGAACGCGGATTTATTCGCGCTGAAGTTATTGCTTACGATGCTTTTGTAGAACACAAAAGCGAAGCAGCCTGCCGCTCAGTCGGAGCTCTGCGCTCCGAGGGTAAAGAATATATCGTTAAAGATGGGGATGTTGTTCACTTCCTCTTTAATGTATAG
- a CDS encoding rhodanese-like domain-containing protein, translating to MPRFEQMDAASVLKLIQEDKAVLLDIRTPTEILEREIPDSVLLPFDLISPERIKSLVGEDKKAVFVCRSGSRAMQAAEAVSGLVDVAVLDGGIVAWSEKGLPVNEGPKRIPLDRQVLIAVGSLLLFTLFLMYTVSTKFIVLVGFFGAAMIFAGVTGSCGMARILLLMPWNKSPLCTSASCGATPKNL from the coding sequence ATGCCTAGATTTGAACAAATGGATGCAGCTTCCGTTTTAAAGCTGATTCAAGAAGATAAAGCTGTACTGTTGGATATACGAACTCCTACTGAAATTTTAGAACGGGAGATTCCTGATTCTGTGTTGCTTCCGTTTGATTTGATTTCGCCTGAGCGTATCAAGTCGTTAGTAGGCGAAGATAAAAAGGCTGTTTTTGTTTGCCGTTCGGGCAGCAGAGCTATGCAGGCTGCGGAGGCGGTATCAGGTTTAGTTGATGTTGCTGTTCTTGATGGTGGAATTGTAGCATGGAGCGAAAAGGGACTGCCTGTAAATGAAGGACCAAAGCGTATTCCGCTTGACCGTCAGGTTCTTATTGCGGTTGGCTCCTTATTATTGTTTACCTTGTTCCTCATGTATACTGTATCGACAAAATTTATTGTTCTTGTGGGTTTCTTCGGGGCAGCGATGATCTTTGCCGGAGTCACAGGAAGCTGTGGTATGGCACGTATCCTGTTGCTCATGCCGTGGAATAAGTCTCCGCTTTGCACCAGTGCCTCATGCGGTGCGACTCCTAAGAACTTGTAA
- a CDS encoding CsgG/HfaB family protein, producing the protein MLTIFKKLPHEAIFHSLVTICLVVLIFSVESHAKIVTASATGTAASRDAAIEDALIQAVRQIKGVSLESATVAVRSGKTETTNGKRNTNYKAENATVTGMKSSGVIAGYDILNENKSNGLWNVTLEAQVNVYETPGLSPKTRRKLGIVAFEASTANRKRGVPKILRQKLTDRLVQSRRFTVLDRENEKLYQQEKANWKSEDFAVEEHAKLGMRLGADYIVTGKILSYITTSTKHDIKVTGESYYVERIAALISYKVLVPATMQIKWSSTVTIDKTYERNSATSRGALSARLSEMVAQKINTELLQAIYPIKVIKIAGNQVYLNMGGVNLKNGQYYDVYHLGERLIDPYTKESLGRTETKVATIKVTEVKNKYAVASVQHRSGAISKGNICRPATRIYRSKAKHPVQRKQSSVQHTEGGGVKLPFD; encoded by the coding sequence ATGTTGACGATTTTTAAGAAACTTCCGCATGAGGCTATTTTTCATTCGCTCGTTACTATCTGTTTAGTGGTGCTCATTTTTTCCGTTGAGAGCCACGCAAAGATAGTGACTGCCAGCGCAACCGGCACAGCTGCATCACGCGATGCAGCCATTGAAGATGCACTCATTCAGGCCGTGCGTCAGATTAAAGGTGTCAGTCTGGAATCTGCCACTGTCGCCGTTCGTTCCGGTAAAACCGAAACTACAAACGGCAAGCGCAACACCAACTACAAGGCCGAAAACGCAACCGTTACCGGCATGAAGAGTTCCGGTGTTATCGCAGGCTACGACATTCTTAATGAAAACAAATCGAACGGATTATGGAATGTAACCCTTGAGGCACAGGTAAACGTGTACGAGACACCAGGGCTCTCACCCAAAACCCGCCGCAAGCTTGGCATTGTTGCTTTTGAGGCATCCACGGCAAACCGCAAGCGCGGTGTACCAAAGATACTTCGCCAAAAGCTGACAGACCGTCTCGTCCAGAGCAGGCGCTTTACCGTGCTCGATCGTGAAAATGAAAAGCTCTACCAGCAGGAAAAAGCGAACTGGAAGAGTGAAGACTTCGCCGTAGAAGAACATGCAAAGCTCGGAATGCGTCTTGGTGCCGACTACATTGTGACAGGCAAAATTCTGTCCTACATCACAACCAGTACCAAGCACGACATCAAGGTGACCGGCGAAAGCTACTACGTAGAGCGCATTGCTGCGCTGATTTCCTACAAGGTGCTTGTTCCGGCAACCATGCAAATTAAATGGTCATCAACCGTCACAATAGATAAGACCTACGAACGCAACTCTGCCACTTCAAGAGGTGCCCTTTCCGCTCGCCTTTCAGAAATGGTAGCGCAAAAAATCAACACAGAGCTGTTGCAGGCAATCTACCCGATCAAGGTAATCAAAATTGCGGGTAACCAAGTCTACCTGAACATGGGCGGCGTAAACCTCAAAAATGGTCAGTACTACGACGTCTACCACCTTGGCGAACGCCTCATCGATCCGTACACCAAGGAATCCCTCGGGCGTACTGAAACCAAGGTTGCGACCATCAAGGTAACCGAAGTAAAAAACAAGTATGCAGTAGCCAGCGTGCAGCATCGCTCAGGAGCCATATCCAAAGGCAACATCTGTCGACCGGCAACACGCATCTACAGAAGCAAAGCCAAGCACCCAGTACAGCGCAAGCAGTCCTCTGTTCAGCACACAGAAGGCGGCGGTGTGAAGTTACCGTTTGATTAG
- a CDS encoding DUF169 domain-containing protein: MEMTILELCKVVGIETRPVGVYDAPDAEQFAPLVDPKRCIFAAYEAWQAGQTLSVTSTKYGCPGCGYWMTGIETFPSREVFVNFLYNKEGMRESAGLMNAWLDATPPYHPQHGNILIGPVHEEMEEYLKTVTFFVTPDQLSTLMLGAVYHSHPDDVEPVIAPFGSGCGQMLSLFRDLNKPQAIIGATDIAMRSYIPADHLAFTVTIPMLKRFLSLDKERCFLGKHFLKKLKQSRVETKERRHPC; encoded by the coding sequence ATGGAAATGACAATTCTGGAATTGTGCAAGGTTGTAGGCATTGAAACAAGACCTGTCGGTGTTTATGATGCTCCGGATGCTGAACAATTCGCACCGTTGGTAGATCCGAAGCGTTGTATCTTTGCTGCGTACGAGGCGTGGCAGGCAGGACAGACTCTTTCTGTTACAAGCACAAAATATGGATGTCCCGGCTGCGGTTACTGGATGACAGGAATAGAAACCTTTCCCAGCCGCGAGGTTTTTGTAAATTTCCTCTACAATAAAGAAGGGATGCGGGAGTCTGCAGGACTCATGAATGCATGGCTGGATGCAACCCCTCCATATCATCCTCAACACGGAAATATTCTTATCGGCCCTGTGCATGAGGAAATGGAAGAGTACCTTAAGACGGTGACCTTTTTTGTCACCCCAGATCAGTTAAGCACCTTGATGCTTGGTGCTGTCTATCATTCCCATCCGGATGATGTTGAACCTGTCATTGCTCCATTCGGCTCCGGATGCGGCCAGATGCTTTCTCTGTTCCGAGACTTGAACAAACCGCAAGCCATAATCGGTGCAACTGATATTGCTATGCGAAGCTATATCCCTGCTGATCATCTGGCCTTTACTGTGACCATTCCAATGCTGAAGCGCTTTCTCTCATTGGATAAGGAACGTTGTTTCTTAGGGAAACATTTTTTGAAGAAGTTGAAGCAATCCCGTGTAGAAACTAAGGAGCGTAGGCATCCTTGTTAG
- the msrB gene encoding peptide-methionine (R)-S-oxide reductase MsrB: MANAAPWDTYTKPDDAEVRRLLTPLQYNITQEDGTEAPFKNPYFKHYTKQGIFVDLLSGAPLFSTTDQYDSGSGWPAFTKPIDPNYIILHKKFSFFGEVFEVRSKTSDSHLGDRFNDGPPPTNLRYCINSAALRFIPKDEMKTEGYGDFLHLFAE, encoded by the coding sequence ATGGCAAATGCAGCACCGTGGGATACGTATACAAAACCGGACGATGCTGAAGTGCGTAGGCTTCTGACTCCGCTGCAATACAACATCACACAGGAAGACGGTACAGAAGCACCGTTTAAGAATCCGTATTTCAAGCACTACACAAAGCAGGGAATCTTTGTGGATCTGCTATCCGGTGCGCCGTTGTTCAGCACGACTGATCAGTATGATTCAGGCTCAGGATGGCCTGCATTCACCAAACCGATTGATCCGAACTATATTATCTTGCACAAGAAGTTTTCGTTCTTCGGGGAAGTCTTTGAGGTGCGCAGTAAGACATCTGATTCGCATCTGGGAGACAGGTTCAATGACGGGCCTCCGCCAACGAACTTGCGTTATTGTATAAATTCCGCGGCACTGCGGTTTATTCCGAAAGATGAGATGAAAACAGAAGGGTACGGTGATTTCCTGCATTTATTTGCAGAGTAG
- a CDS encoding RtcB family protein has translation MELDPRLKLTLPIEEIEPTALDQIEAALKFPFLKLLAIMPDIHTGYALPIGAVALLEDHVWPAAVGYDIGCGMCHVTTGMKRSELPDLEELFKHLSDVIPVGFHELKTPAKEVTPFYSASRFAALTDAVMYHAVRQLGTLGSGNHFIEIGGNKEDTVGITVHSGSRRSGWLVGDFYMRLTKGPVELRSKIGKAYLKDMKWCLQYALDNRLKMLQACLKALGLNPPPQEDIINETHNHAIVTSKGVLHRKGATPAQKGQLGIIPANMRDGVWITRGLGNKEFLCSASHGAGRRLSRTAAKQLISTSKLKEQMKGIVYPPFKNTALLDEAPDAYKKIDEVIARQDGILVDIIDHFAPLLVMKG, from the coding sequence ATGGAACTGGACCCACGGCTAAAACTGACATTACCAATCGAAGAAATCGAACCCACCGCACTGGACCAAATTGAGGCAGCGTTAAAGTTTCCATTCTTAAAACTTCTCGCCATCATGCCGGACATCCACACTGGCTATGCACTACCCATTGGCGCAGTAGCCCTGCTAGAAGACCATGTGTGGCCGGCTGCTGTGGGCTATGATATCGGTTGCGGCATGTGTCACGTCACTACAGGGATGAAACGTTCTGAGCTTCCTGATCTGGAAGAACTATTCAAACATCTTTCAGACGTAATTCCCGTGGGATTTCATGAGCTGAAAACTCCAGCAAAAGAGGTAACTCCCTTTTACAGCGCATCCCGCTTTGCAGCGCTGACCGACGCTGTCATGTACCATGCAGTAAGACAACTCGGCACCCTTGGCAGCGGCAACCATTTCATTGAAATCGGGGGAAACAAGGAAGACACCGTAGGAATCACCGTCCATTCAGGCTCCCGCCGTTCCGGTTGGCTTGTTGGTGACTTTTACATGCGCCTTACAAAAGGCCCCGTAGAGCTCAGAAGCAAAATCGGCAAAGCCTACTTGAAAGATATGAAGTGGTGTCTCCAGTACGCCTTAGACAACCGTTTAAAAATGCTGCAAGCCTGCCTGAAGGCTCTAGGACTAAATCCCCCCCCGCAGGAAGATATCATCAACGAGACCCACAACCACGCAATAGTCACCTCAAAAGGAGTCCTCCATCGAAAGGGAGCAACCCCTGCCCAAAAAGGCCAACTCGGTATAATCCCCGCCAACATGAGAGACGGCGTATGGATAACGAGAGGACTCGGCAACAAAGAATTTCTTTGCTCCGCATCGCACGGTGCCGGACGCAGGCTCAGCCGGACAGCAGCAAAACAACTTATCTCAACCAGTAAACTGAAAGAACAAATGAAAGGCATTGTCTACCCGCCCTTCAAGAATACAGCGTTACTCGACGAAGCACCGGACGCCTATAAAAAGATAGACGAAGTGATCGCACGACAGGATGGTATTCTCGTCGATATTATCGATCACTTCGCCCCACTGCTTGTCATGAAAGGCTAA
- a CDS encoding DUF6844 domain-containing protein, with product MQTQTSRPLQRCLAALITLLILPTLSFAQGSRSLEAPAPATQQEATAIEEAVAEASVPTTIDPRAELDEIINIYNTHGNGAVFMRRQDKGQLFYTVSRARVKVTADHPDWANFRTMAFEEAYLKAQAEYMKFLGVSVRAQALQSIKEDPSMPEFTREELGSTSKFEELLDKAAAAVGSKLDVMLNENGVDPTKFKMLPREKKKELLRNAIEKRTVTTASAELSGMIPVQTFEANNAEGRHEVAVTVVASPNFKSWVNSIIATKGDLHPNPRKAGGESVRTIVGNNPAALFHQFGIRHIYNEKGYPVLVSYGQAGNAYTGTDYDERAEGREMALRHADAQAYGNFAFLFKSYGMFNQEEGRKEIEKTVGKIQQQADGSTFSSKERTKEFISTLNQTINAKGHVSNLPGVRKLTTWVYNHPEYNQEIVGVVYVWSPQSNRLSKHLKGADIQKTKKIYKAKKKVSAKAVMGQEMMDVDDF from the coding sequence ATGCAAACACAAACTTCACGCCCATTACAGCGTTGCCTTGCAGCGCTCATCACCCTGCTTATTCTGCCAACGCTCTCCTTTGCCCAAGGTTCACGAAGCCTTGAAGCACCAGCTCCTGCAACACAACAGGAAGCCACTGCCATTGAGGAAGCAGTAGCAGAAGCCTCAGTTCCAACAACAATTGATCCCCGTGCAGAGCTTGACGAAATAATTAACATTTACAACACACACGGGAACGGCGCTGTTTTCATGCGCAGACAGGACAAAGGCCAGCTCTTCTACACTGTAAGCAGAGCCCGCGTAAAAGTTACTGCAGATCATCCGGACTGGGCTAACTTCCGCACTATGGCGTTTGAGGAAGCCTACCTCAAAGCACAGGCGGAATACATGAAGTTTCTTGGCGTCAGCGTTCGTGCGCAGGCACTGCAAAGTATCAAGGAAGACCCTTCCATGCCGGAGTTCACACGTGAAGAGCTCGGCAGCACAAGCAAATTTGAAGAACTTTTGGATAAAGCAGCAGCCGCTGTCGGCAGTAAGCTCGACGTAATGCTGAATGAAAACGGCGTTGACCCGACAAAGTTCAAGATGCTTCCACGCGAGAAGAAAAAAGAACTCCTTCGCAATGCTATTGAAAAGCGCACAGTAACCACTGCAAGCGCAGAGCTTTCCGGCATGATTCCAGTACAGACCTTTGAAGCCAACAACGCCGAAGGCAGACACGAAGTTGCTGTGACAGTTGTTGCGTCTCCAAATTTCAAAAGTTGGGTTAATTCCATCATCGCCACCAAAGGTGACCTGCACCCTAACCCGCGTAAAGCAGGCGGTGAATCCGTCCGCACCATTGTAGGCAACAATCCGGCAGCCCTCTTTCATCAATTCGGCATTCGCCATATCTACAACGAAAAAGGCTACCCTGTGCTCGTATCCTACGGTCAGGCAGGCAACGCCTACACCGGAACCGACTACGATGAACGTGCAGAAGGCCGCGAAATGGCTCTGCGTCATGCCGATGCACAGGCGTACGGAAACTTCGCATTTCTTTTCAAATCCTACGGCATGTTCAATCAAGAAGAAGGTCGCAAGGAAATTGAAAAAACCGTCGGTAAAATCCAGCAGCAGGCAGACGGCAGCACCTTCAGCAGTAAAGAACGTACTAAAGAGTTCATCAGCACACTTAACCAGACCATCAATGCAAAAGGTCACGTCAGCAACCTCCCCGGTGTGCGCAAGCTCACCACATGGGTCTACAACCACCCAGAGTACAATCAGGAAATTGTAGGCGTCGTTTACGTATGGTCACCACAATCCAACAGGTTGTCCAAGCACTTGAAAGGAGCTGACATCCAAAAGACTAAAAAGATCTACAAAGCAAAAAAGAAAGTTTCTGCAAAAGCAGTTATGGGTCAGGAGATGATGGATGTTGACGATTTTTAA
- a CDS encoding COG3014 family protein → MNRLLFLLLATVTVLSGCATMQQQDQHALLNPYYLGDSTTTSTILDTEFDHALPFLLDASMIRFNQGRFEDAYTLLNESEAEVKDDETEGDIYAASKVVGEILFNREFMDYEPRTSDTVLINMYKGYSLLALNKSDKARVEFNRTLDRQRRAVEKYKEEIKELQEEAKEQRRKQEEQIAFRKNDDEPVLDLLRIQDTAKKTVYESMPEVSHWTGYGDFVNPYATYLSGLFFCANGEMESDYSKCNTMLKRVQGMVPTNSYLKQDAAMSNAFERGTKSSKYRRPTVWVLFENGLAPEVDELRFDIPLFLAGESTGVSMISFAMPQLKTRNAALPFIQVKSGSRQYTSKTLCSFDRVMQAEYKAHLTSTITKAVASTATKTFLQYLAQAKGGQLAGIASGLFTSAITRADTRSWLSLPKDVQMIRVPKPENKTLVIEAPNGATLATVELPDTKYSIVHVRMPQKNSIPYIVTVPLGN, encoded by the coding sequence ATGAATCGACTTTTGTTCTTGTTGCTTGCAACAGTAACTGTACTGTCCGGTTGCGCTACTATGCAGCAGCAGGATCAGCACGCGTTGCTTAATCCGTACTACCTGGGCGACAGCACAACTACTTCCACTATCCTCGACACTGAGTTCGACCATGCACTGCCGTTTTTGCTCGATGCAAGTATGATCCGCTTCAATCAGGGGCGTTTCGAAGATGCGTACACGCTGCTGAACGAATCTGAAGCAGAAGTAAAAGATGATGAGACCGAGGGCGATATATACGCCGCGTCCAAGGTCGTCGGGGAAATTCTCTTCAACAGAGAATTTATGGATTATGAGCCAAGGACAAGTGATACCGTCCTTATCAATATGTACAAAGGCTACTCTCTGCTTGCACTCAACAAGAGTGACAAAGCACGCGTAGAGTTCAACCGAACACTGGACCGTCAGCGTCGTGCGGTAGAAAAGTACAAAGAAGAAATCAAGGAATTACAAGAAGAAGCTAAGGAACAGCGAAGAAAACAAGAAGAGCAAATCGCCTTCCGCAAAAATGACGATGAACCGGTGCTCGACCTGCTGCGTATTCAGGATACTGCAAAAAAAACTGTATACGAGTCCATGCCGGAAGTCAGCCACTGGACAGGCTACGGAGACTTTGTAAACCCATATGCGACCTATCTTTCCGGTCTGTTCTTCTGCGCAAACGGCGAAATGGAAAGCGACTACAGCAAGTGCAACACTATGTTGAAACGCGTTCAAGGCATGGTTCCAACCAACTCATATCTGAAGCAGGACGCCGCAATGTCCAACGCCTTCGAACGCGGCACAAAATCAAGCAAATACCGTAGACCTACCGTATGGGTTCTTTTCGAAAACGGTCTTGCGCCCGAAGTGGACGAACTGCGTTTTGACATTCCGCTCTTTCTTGCAGGCGAAAGCACCGGAGTCTCCATGATATCCTTTGCCATGCCGCAACTAAAAACACGCAATGCAGCACTGCCGTTCATTCAGGTCAAATCCGGCTCCCGACAATACACATCCAAAACGCTTTGCAGCTTTGACAGAGTAATGCAGGCGGAATACAAAGCGCATTTAACATCAACAATTACCAAAGCAGTGGCATCAACAGCCACAAAAACCTTCTTACAGTATCTTGCGCAGGCAAAAGGCGGACAGCTGGCAGGCATCGCTTCAGGACTTTTCACTTCTGCTATTACACGGGCAGACACCCGCTCATGGTTGTCTCTGCCTAAAGATGTGCAAATGATACGTGTACCGAAACCGGAAAACAAAACTCTTGTTATTGAAGCACCAAACGGTGCAACACTGGCAACAGTGGAGCTGCCGGACACTAAATACTCTATCGTACATGTCCGTATGCCGCAAAAGAACAGTATACCCTACATAGTGACTGTTCCCCTCGGGAACTAG